cgtgtgtgcctggtgccagtggaggccagaagaagcacCCAATGCCCTGGGTCTGGAGTTAACAgttggttataagccaccatgtgggtgctgggaatcgaactagGGCCCTCttcaagaacaagtgctctaaactgttgagccatctctccagcccccttagtcttgtttaaaatagaatttacttggggctgaagagatagataTCTCAGTGATAAgaatacttgcttttttttttttttttttttttttttttttggaagaacaGCTTCCTTTCCTAATACCATGTTGAACAGTAGTAACTATGGCTCCAGAGGAGCTAATGTCCTCTCTGGCCTCTAGGCTTCTGCACTCACATGAGTGtttctatgcacacacacacacacacacacacacacacacacacacacacagagaattaaaaataagtctttaaaaacagtcatgtggccgggcggtggtggtgctcgcctttaatcccagcacttgggaggcagagacaggcggatttctgagttcgaggccagcctgatctacaaagagagttccaggacagccaggactacacagagaaaccctgtcttgaaaaaccaaaaaaaaaaaaaaaaaaaaaaaaaaaaaagtcatgtgttAGGTAGGGAAtgtccagaggcagaggcaggtggatctttgtgagttcaaggccaacccagTTGACATAGTGAGTTCCGGGTCAGTCAAGGAAGGCCCCccaaaataagttaataaaaatgtattatttgtttcCTTGTGAGTCCAGGTGAAAGCATGCTGCCGTGCGCTTGTGGGGACCAGAGGATGCCTCTGCAGGTGACTCTGTCTTCCCAcctctctgtgggttccagggttcAGGCCCTCAGCTTCTACCGcaggcacttttacctgctgattATCCCAGGAGTCCGCTTATTTCTGATATGGTTAATATTGGTAGAATCCATACGAAGGAAAGCTCTGTGGGGTCTCCAGTTATTTTCAGGGTATAGGTGCTGAGAGGCCCACCACCCTCTTCTTTGCCATGGCCCTCTTGGTACTGGGAACGGAAACCGGGGCTGCCCTGGAGTTAGATAAACCCTCTAAGACTCCCTGTGCCCACCCAGTGTCTTAATCCCTAACCTCCTTCACAGTCACTGTCCCATCCTGAAAACCTACCCagtcttcctttccaatttctcCTTAGAGGAAGGACATACATCTTCTAGCCCAGCTCCTGGTTAATTCTTTCCTGCAACGTAGTAAAGCCAGGAGGGATAATTATGGGGAAGCAATGTTGAAGCTTGGGGTTGGGGGAGTGAAGCAAAGGCATGTGAGGTAGGCGGGGTAGGGGCCCCAACAGCTGGGCTTGGTGGGTGGGGTGTGaaaatgggtgggtgggttttGTTGATACTACACTCAAACAGGACTCTGACATCTAGAGAGGGTTCAGAGTGTGACCTTGAGAGGCATACTCGCTCCGATGggaacagacaaaaacaaaaaacaaaacaaaaaaagaaagaaaaaaaaacaaaaacaaaaaaaccgaaGTGAACCGAGAACAGGttgagagcaggagggagagaggaggcaggagggaaggCGGCAGACACCACTCTAGAGAGGCAGACAGCTGGGCCAAGTTAACAaacagggagaaaacagaagacctTCAAGGCAAACTCGGGCAGGAGCCTCAGGTGCGGGAACAGAGGGTTGTTATCAGGCAGGCGAATCTCTCACTTCTCCACACCCCAGATTCTCTCCCTCCGTCTGTTGGTTTGCTGGTTCCTCCCTGTCTCGGGCAGGTGTGTCTGACTCGGGGTACAGACAGTGCCTGCCCAGAGTGCTGAGCTGTTCCTACCATGGGTCTGTCCAGCGCCTTCCTTGGCATCCTGTTCCTCTCAGGGACACTGGGTAAGGGTAGACTGGGGAATCCACAAGAAGGGGAGAGAGCTGGGACGGGCTTGTGCCAGGGCCGAGACGGAGACTGGAAACAAAGCTGACAGAGGTGGAGAGAAATGGGGAGATTTTAGGACattggagtctgaggcaggaagagctggactcccaggcaagcctgggctatgtaaagCTACGTCTCCAAAGGCCAGAGGGAGGGGGCGTTTGAGAACAGCTCTCTGCTCCTGCTGTTTGCCTCTCACATCCTGCTCTGTGCTCAGTGCCTCGGTCAGTGCCAACTCCTGTTTCCTCCTGTCTTTGGCATTATCTACTTCACTTTTGggtctccccttccttcctgctcATGCGTCTGGCTTTTGCATTCCTCTCTACTGACTTGTTTCTCTTGCCACTCtctgttcctgtctgtctgtcctggtcGCTGTgtccctcttgtttctgcctgaTTCTTTGCATCCTGTTTCTTCCTTAGCTGTTTTACATTCctgttttcctcttctgttttatggctctctctccctcctttgtgCGTCAGCTCTCTGTGTGTCTCAGAGGTCTGCGCAGCCTTTTACCTTCTCCTTCCTGCCTTGATCTCTGCTGACCCAACAGGTCTCACCACTTCCCCAACCAGAGGACGGCTCCACTGTTACACCTGCAGCTTTGCCAAGCCCTGCTACCCTGTTCCCACGGAGTGTGGAGAGGACGAGGTGTGTGGTGTCAGTGTTGGCACCTCAGGTAGGACTCTGGTCCGATGGCCTTTCTTGGGGTGGCGCCTcacctctctttttttctgcccATTCCTGCCACCCCAACCTCAGCGTTCCTCTTTTGTCCCACAGAGCAAAATGAGGTCATCGAGCGGAAAAGCTGCCTCCCAAGAGCCCAGTGCCCTCTGCTGGGCCGTACGACCTACTGGTCACGGTCCTATGCTCTCCGGCACCAGTGCTGTGAGCAGGATCTATGCAACGCTGCTGCCCCACATCGACCCCTCAGCCTTCCCCTCATGACTCTGCTACCCCTTGCGACTATCTTCGGCTGGGGAGTACATATCTTCCTCTAGCCCATGGGTCCACAACTGTCAACCCAGGACTCCAATGTCACCATGGACGTGAAAACACCTGCACAGATGTTTTCAGACATGCTCAAAAGCATGACTTTGTATAAAAACctcagccaccaaacccagaacCTCTACAGACCCGGTTCCTACAGCTGGAGTCCTGCTTCCCGCATGCAAGTGTCTGGAACCTCGCCTCATAAGAGACCCCTGCTGTCTTTAAACCTAGATGTCCCAGGTCAGCTACCCTGAATGAGCTATGGGGTCCCAGACAAAGGGACAGAAGTGTCACTGGGGCTGGCGAAAAATGGAGTAATTCTAGGGGACATGTAGCTTGGTACCCGAGGGTCTTAAGAACAGAGGGCTACCTTGGGGAACCATAAAGAGTGTATTTAATAAAAGGGCTATTGGGTAGATATATAGCTCaatgacagagtgcttgcctgccttacacaaggccctgggttcaatcctctacaccataaataaataaacaaacaaataaataaataatatgtgaaAATAGTAAGAGAGCTTGACTGTGAGCCTGATAATGATGCATCTAGTGGTGTTGGTGAAACACAGGAGTGTGCACTTTAAGAATGAACTACAGCAGGCAGAACAGGTGGTTCCCTGGGAACCAGCATGTGCTGTGTAAGCACAAGAACCTTGTTTTGGATGCAGGCACCCACTTTAAaaactcagtgattaagagcaagAGGAcccggggttcaattcccagcaccaacatggttcACATGCATCTGCAGTTCCTGTCCCAGGACATCCCATGCCCTTtactggcctccttgggcactgaaCACAATGTGGTCCACAGGtgtacatggaggcaaaacaccagtacacataacattttaaaaaattaaaataaaaagccaggtatAGCCACACAGGAGTGCCAAATGAGGGGCAGAGACTGGGGATCTGTGGGAATTGCTGGCCATGAGCCTAGTTCCATgacaggaccctgtctcaaaggaataaggacATATATcttctgtgtatacatgtgcacttgtatgtatacaaaaacacacacaacacacatacacacacacaaacaaacaagaatgctTGGTGGGTTGGGCTGCCACACTCGACCCTGAATGGTGCCCCCACAACCCCAGTTTCCATTTATGTGGCTGTCATCTTCTCTCCTGCCAGTATGTGAGCTTCAGCTGCTGCGGTTTGTAGGCTGCAGGCAATGTCCAAGAAGCCTGCTTTCTCCTTTGAGAGCCAAGCTTGAAACCAAGAGTCAGAAGGGGCACCTGGCAGAGCTGCCTGTGAGGGGCATGTGGTCTGGAGTCCGGCTTCTTAGGGAGCATTGACACCCTCTCTGACTCCCTCTGTTCGGACAGCCTGGAGGTACTCACTCCACTAGGGATGTATCCACTAACCCTTGTATATGCTTCTGCTACCCAGGGAGATAGCAAGGGACTGGTGGGCTCGAGGGTAAGAGCTCAGAGTGAGTCAGAAGTGATAAGCTACCCATAGAGAACCACAGAGGAGCATGTGTGCCTGGGATAAGGACAGAGCCCCAGTGGGGCTGAAGACAGCCATTCCGTTTTGGCCTTGGTTCCCTCCTGTTCCATCTGAGGAAGTCTGGGGCCTGACTAAAGAGGTCTTTTTccctctcagcttctctttgtGAGAAGAAACATGGAGAGGGAAGGTCAGACTTACTTGGAAACCCATTAAGTCTTCAGTTTTCTTTGTCTCCCACATCTGCTGTTTGGGGCTGCTATTTTCCAGACTCTGCATCTGGGTCTGTCCACATTTCTCTCCTTTGTCCCTCCCCACAGGTATCTCAGCCTCTCCTGTGACAGATGCCCCACCACTTCTCATGTCTCTGGACTCTTCCTGTCCCTCCTGCCAACAGACCCCCAGACCCCATAatactccctcctctctctgagtcaCTGCTGTGCTAGCTGCTTTGAGACAGGACACCACGCCTTTTTTTGTAGGTGACATCACACAATGATGTTACTCCCTTTCTTATGTTGTCCCTGGCCCCTCCAGCTTGGTGGCTGTTGGAAGCCTGGTAGGAGTCACACCCTCAGCCACCCCTTCGCCAAGGTTTCCGAGGAATCCTTCAGGCGCCAGTGGCCAGTGACACAGAACTGTAGGTCAGGCTTTTTGAGGCAGATGTCTCCAAGGTCACCTGGTCTTGTGGGTGGGTGGGCTGTTGAGTTTGCAAAGCAAAAAGCTATGTTAAATCTCCTGGACTTTCTCAGGAACCAGCACCCCCATCTACAATCTAACCCCAGGTTCTAggtaacaatgtctcctgctcaGCCCCTCTGGGGTCTAAGGCTTCATCCCGTGTTGTTCCTTACCTTAGGTGGGCCAAGTGGATGTTCTCATAGACCTGGACTTCAGGTTTGAAATGAGGAATTGAAGGTTCTGGGGGGAAGAAGCCATACGATGTGAGGTCACCAGGTAATTCAGGGGTCCGTTCCTTGCCACACCTCCCCTAGAGCACACGGGGTCTAGAGTGAGCCTAACCCTTTGCCTCA
The sequence above is drawn from the Arvicanthis niloticus isolate mArvNil1 chromosome 20, mArvNil1.pat.X, whole genome shotgun sequence genome and encodes:
- the LOC117724361 gene encoding uncharacterized protein LOC117724361 isoform X2, which gives rise to MGLSSAFLGILFLSGTLGLTTSPTRGRLHCYTCSFAKPCYPVPTECGEDESKMRSSSGKAASQEPSALCWAVRPTGHGPMLSGTSAVSRIYATLLPHIDPSAFPS
- the LOC117724361 gene encoding lymphocyte antigen 6G6e-like isoform X1, which codes for MGLSSAFLGILFLSGTLGLTTSPTRGRLHCYTCSFAKPCYPVPTECGEDEVCGVSVGTSEQNEVIERKSCLPRAQCPLLGRTTYWSRSYALRHQCCEQDLCNAAAPHRPLSLPLMTLLPLATIFGWGVHIFL